The following coding sequences lie in one Nerophis lumbriciformis linkage group LG02, RoL_Nlum_v2.1, whole genome shotgun sequence genomic window:
- the LOC133617843 gene encoding uncharacterized protein, translated as MASRRVYKHLSGRGQARTGLRSQVSEVAMTEETDEMAGRGATAMRLDRTTMAEEHEVGWNTEESEEDVKGFENSGARRKQHRKGSRKARWSAEPPRTERVLSEPTLVNMFQDFLIGQQRREAVLVRELQELKTVCTRPSLDHSLTNQNANRTPDDSCEQSPKPKPRTRPHPNLSPQASPSRDSSPPDHHLRQGPKMLPFQQGEDIENFLVRFERIARTWGWHQSDWACRLVPLLTGKALDAYSAMEEDASNVYADLKEALLAKFDISPETYRLQFRSTYIPPGESPKETYNRLKGLYRRWIKPEQRSKEDIAELFILEQMIRLLPNEMKTWVKEHEPED; from the coding sequence ATGGCAAGCCGcagagtttacaaacatttatctgGCAGAGGGCAGGCCAGAACTGGTTTGAGATCCCAAGTGTCGGAGGTGGCAATGACAGAGGAGACTGATGAGATGGCTGGTCGAGGGGCCACGGCGATGAGGCTGGACCGGACGACTATGGCTGAGGAGCATGAAGTTGGATGGAACACCGAGGAGTCCGAAGAAGACGTCAAAGGTTTTGAGAACTCTGGGGCTAGGCGTAAGCAGCATAGGAAGGGGTCTAGGAAGGCTAGGTGGTCTGCTGAGCCACCAAGGACTGAAAGAGTGTTAAGTGAACCTACCCTGGTTAATATGTTCCAAGACTTTTTGATTGGACAGCAACGTAGGGAAGCTGTCCTAGTTCGTGAACTCCAGGAGTTAAAAACTGTCTGTACAAGACCTAGCCTAGATCACTCACTCACTAACCAAAATGCTAACCGTACTCCTGACGATAGTTGTGAGCAGTCGCCCAAACCCAAACCCAGAACTCGCCCACATCCAAATCTTAGTCCTCAAGCGTCGCCGTCCAGAGATTCCTCGCCACCTGACCATCATCTCCGACAAGGCCCAAAGATGCTCCCTTTCCAGCAGGGTGAGGACATCGAAAACTTTCTTGTCCGCTTCGAGCGCATCGCTCGCACCTGGGGCTGGCATCAGTCTGACTGGGCCTGCCGACTTGTTCCACTCTTGACCGGTAAAGCTCTGGATGCCTATTCTGCGATGGAGGAAGATGCTTCCAACGTCTATGCTGACCTTAAAGAAGCCCTCCTTGCTAAGTTTGATATCTCTCCTGAGACTTATAGGCTCCAGTTCCGGTCAACCTACATTCCCCCTGGTGAATCTCCCAAGGAGACTTACAACAGACTCAAAGGTCTCTACAGAAGATGGATCAAGCCGGAGCAGCGTTCCAAAGAAGACATCGCAGAGCTTTTCATCCTGGAGCAAATGATTCGCTTGCTGCCCAACGAAATGAAGACTTGGGTCAAGGAACACGAGCCAGAAGACTGA